From Gemmatimonadaceae bacterium, a single genomic window includes:
- a CDS encoding ATP-binding cassette domain-containing protein, whose product MIRLEHVTAAVGQFTLRDVSFSLDAGAYGVVIGPAGAGKTTLLEAIAGIVPVAAGAVSLRGADVTRLAPERRRVGIVYQHAYLFPHLSVADNVSYGTDDAGSAREMAERFGLDALMRRDVRALSGGERQLVALARALATRPDILLLDEPFASLDPRTRITARRQVRALHAERGMTVLHVTHDFAEAGRLGHQVVLLEGGRVLQVGGPDDVFRRPASAAVAEFIGAENLLAGRVRSVNGGGAGERVVEFTSGGLVLHAVSEMPDGEAHAVIRADEIALSPERRESSVRNQLLARVVEVAPSGVLTRVTLDATGVELVAVITTGSAEDLGLVPGRAVVASLKATAVHLC is encoded by the coding sequence ATGATCCGGCTGGAGCATGTGACCGCGGCCGTGGGCCAGTTCACCCTGCGCGACGTGTCGTTCTCGCTCGACGCCGGCGCCTACGGCGTGGTGATCGGGCCGGCCGGCGCCGGCAAGACCACGCTGCTCGAGGCCATCGCCGGCATCGTGCCCGTGGCGGCGGGCGCCGTGTCGCTCCGCGGCGCCGACGTCACGCGGCTGGCGCCCGAGCGGCGGCGCGTCGGCATCGTATATCAGCACGCGTATCTCTTTCCGCATCTCTCGGTGGCGGACAACGTGTCGTACGGCACCGATGACGCCGGATCGGCGCGCGAGATGGCGGAGCGTTTCGGCCTCGACGCGCTTATGAGGCGTGACGTGCGGGCGCTGAGCGGCGGCGAGCGGCAGCTCGTGGCGCTGGCGCGCGCCCTCGCCACTCGGCCCGACATCCTGCTGCTCGACGAGCCGTTCGCGTCGCTCGATCCGCGCACGCGGATCACGGCGCGACGTCAGGTGCGCGCCCTGCACGCCGAGCGCGGGATGACCGTGCTGCACGTGACGCACGACTTTGCCGAGGCCGGGCGGCTGGGGCATCAGGTGGTGCTGCTGGAGGGGGGGCGCGTGCTGCAGGTGGGTGGGCCCGACGACGTGTTCCGGCGGCCGGCGTCGGCCGCGGTGGCCGAGTTCATCGGCGCCGAGAACCTGCTGGCCGGCCGAGTGCGGAGCGTGAACGGGGGTGGCGCTGGGGAACGCGTGGTCGAGTTCACGAGCGGCGGGCTCGTGCTGCACGCCGTCAGCGAGATGCCCGACGGCGAGGCCCACGCCGTGATCCGCGCCGACGAGATCGCGCTGTCGCCCGAGCGGCGCGAGTCGTCGGTGCGCAATCAGCTACTGGCGCGCGTGGTGGAGGTGGCGCCGAGCGGCGTGCTCACGCGGGTGACGCTGGACGCGACCGGGGTGGAGCTGGTGGCGGTGATCACCACCGGCTCGGCGGAGGATCTGGGGCTGGTGCCGGGTCGCGCCGTGGTGGCCTCGCTCAAGGCCACGGCCGTGCACCTGTGTTGA
- a CDS encoding ABC transporter permease codes for MSDPEGGRSWQRGVTVVTAALASLLLLFLVLPLAGIVGGWGVAGLRALASDGELRASLWLTLVCATLATLLGAAGGVPLAYVLSRKRFRGRGLVAALLDLPLVVPHPVAGIALLLLLGRDGPLGKAMLAAGLEITGSRTGIVCAMLFVSAPLLVSAAREAFDRVDPRLEAVARTLGDTPWRAVRRVTVPLAGRGLVAAGVVMWARAISEFGAIVVLTYNPKVASVLSYERFTAYGLKSALPVAAVLVLLALVPITVLRTVHAPQGLPERRG; via the coding sequence ATGTCAGACCCTGAGGGCGGGCGTTCCTGGCAGCGGGGCGTCACCGTGGTCACGGCCGCGCTCGCGTCGCTGCTCCTGCTCTTTCTCGTGTTGCCGCTGGCCGGGATCGTGGGCGGGTGGGGGGTGGCGGGCCTGCGCGCCCTGGCCAGCGACGGCGAATTGCGCGCGTCGCTCTGGCTCACCCTCGTGTGCGCCACGCTCGCCACGCTCCTCGGCGCGGCGGGCGGCGTGCCGCTGGCATATGTATTGTCGCGCAAGCGCTTCCGGGGGCGCGGGCTGGTGGCGGCGCTGCTCGATCTGCCGCTCGTGGTGCCGCATCCCGTGGCCGGCATCGCGCTGTTGCTGTTGCTCGGGCGGGATGGGCCGCTGGGCAAGGCCATGCTCGCCGCCGGGCTCGAGATCACGGGATCGCGCACCGGGATCGTGTGCGCCATGCTGTTCGTGTCGGCGCCGCTGCTGGTGAGCGCGGCGCGCGAGGCGTTCGACCGGGTGGACCCGCGGCTCGAGGCCGTGGCGCGCACGTTGGGCGACACGCCCTGGCGCGCCGTGCGGCGCGTGACCGTGCCCCTGGCGGGGCGCGGGCTCGTGGCGGCCGGCGTGGTGATGTGGGCGCGCGCGATCAGCGAATTCGGCGCCATCGTGGTGCTCACGTACAATCCCAAGGTGGCGAGCGTGCTCAGCTACGAGCGGTTCACCGCGTACGGATTGAAGAGCGCGCTGCCCGTGGCGGCCGTGCTCGTGCTGCTGGCGCTGGTGCCGATCACCGTGTTGCGCACCGTGCATGCGCCCCAGGGGCTGCCGGAGCGCCGCGGATGA
- a CDS encoding ATP-binding cassette domain-containing protein — translation MSDLAIDIRHVVKRYDETVAVRDFSLQVPRGTVYGLLGPNGAGKTTSIRMILDILEPDEGSISIFGQPVRGTKVLDRVGYLPEERGLYKKMQVRRVLRFLAELKGVDARTADRRIDEWLERLQLRTPEKDWGLAKVDELSRGMQQKAQFIGTLLHDPDLVILDEPFSGLDPINAQALKDTVIELKQRGKTVIFSTHMMDNAERICDSVCIIARGEKVLDGRVADVKAEHGVRNVALALDGGPRDAVMAALADRTLVSKYDDQNQYFEIEMAPGADAQELLQRVVASGARISQFELIQPSLHQIFLDRVGAEHVEPGMSGHG, via the coding sequence ATGTCCGACCTCGCGATCGACATCCGACATGTCGTGAAGCGGTATGACGAGACGGTCGCCGTGCGCGACTTCTCGCTGCAGGTGCCGCGCGGAACGGTGTACGGCCTGCTCGGCCCCAACGGCGCCGGCAAGACGACCTCGATCCGCATGATTCTCGACATCCTCGAGCCCGACGAGGGCTCGATCAGCATCTTCGGGCAACCGGTGCGCGGCACCAAGGTGCTGGACCGCGTGGGCTACCTGCCCGAGGAGCGCGGCCTGTACAAGAAGATGCAGGTGCGGCGCGTGCTGCGGTTCCTGGCCGAGCTCAAGGGCGTGGACGCGCGCACGGCCGACCGGCGCATCGATGAATGGCTGGAGCGGCTGCAGCTCCGCACCCCGGAAAAGGACTGGGGACTGGCCAAGGTGGACGAGCTCTCGCGCGGCATGCAGCAGAAGGCGCAGTTCATCGGCACGCTGCTGCACGACCCCGACCTCGTGATCCTGGACGAACCGTTCAGCGGGCTCGATCCGATCAACGCCCAGGCGCTCAAGGACACGGTGATCGAACTCAAACAGCGCGGCAAGACGGTGATCTTCAGCACGCACATGATGGACAACGCCGAGCGCATCTGCGATTCGGTGTGCATCATCGCGCGCGGCGAGAAGGTGCTGGACGGCCGCGTGGCCGACGTCAAGGCGGAGCACGGCGTGCGCAACGTGGCGCTGGCGCTGGACGGCGGGCCGCGCGACGCCGTGATGGCGGCGCTGGCCGACCGGACGCTGGTGTCCAAGTACGACGATCAGAATCAGTACTTCGAGATCGAGATGGCGCCGGGCGCCGACGCGCAGGAGCTGCTGCAGCGCGTGGTGGCCAGCGGCGCCCGGATCAGCCAGTTCGAGCTGATCCAACCTTCACTCCACCAGATCTTCCTCGATCGGGTCGGCGCGGAACACGTCGAGCCGGGGATGAGCGGCCATGGGTAA
- a CDS encoding ABC transporter permease, with protein MGKTLVVFKREYLERVRSKWFIVATVLGPVFMGVITVLPTVLAARTRSSPTLANVIVLDATGTDLGSRVARALAETAPASPPPRVEAVATEQLAAAEDSATQAVIHHQAQGYLVLDAKTLAGTQVRYAGRNATSMADVGTLTSMVRQNLLDMRLEKEGIDPGRVATLTAVKLDMKTDKISDKGIEAGGGMSSVVFGYLIAFILYFMIAIYGQNMLRGVMEEKTTRVAEVVISSVKPEALLAGKILGVGLVALTQVFVWIAGGVAIYTFRGQIFARFGIPAAAAMSVKMPSVPLSVGIALLLFFILGFMFYSSLFAAVGAMVSNQEDVQQAQMPVMLLLIGSVIFMGPVLANPASTLAKVMSWLPFSAPIIMPMRMSLVSISWMELTATLAGVAVASLAAIWVSARIYRVGLLMYGKRPSLGELVKWIRMA; from the coding sequence ATGGGTAAGACTCTCGTCGTCTTCAAACGCGAATACCTGGAGCGCGTGCGCTCCAAATGGTTCATCGTCGCCACGGTCCTCGGCCCGGTGTTCATGGGTGTGATCACCGTGCTGCCCACGGTGCTGGCGGCGCGCACACGGTCGTCCCCGACGCTGGCCAACGTGATCGTGCTCGATGCCACCGGCACCGACCTCGGCTCGCGCGTGGCCCGGGCGCTGGCCGAGACCGCGCCGGCGAGCCCGCCGCCGCGGGTGGAAGCCGTGGCCACCGAGCAGTTGGCAGCCGCCGAGGACAGCGCCACGCAGGCCGTGATCCATCACCAGGCGCAGGGCTACCTCGTGCTCGACGCGAAGACGCTGGCCGGCACGCAGGTGCGCTACGCGGGGCGGAATGCCACGTCGATGGCCGACGTGGGCACGCTCACGTCGATGGTGCGGCAGAACCTGCTCGACATGCGGCTGGAGAAGGAGGGCATCGATCCCGGCCGCGTGGCCACGCTCACCGCCGTGAAGCTCGACATGAAAACGGACAAGATCAGCGACAAGGGCATCGAGGCCGGCGGCGGCATGTCGAGCGTCGTGTTCGGTTATCTGATCGCGTTCATCCTGTACTTCATGATCGCCATCTACGGGCAGAACATGCTGCGCGGCGTCATGGAGGAGAAGACCACCCGCGTGGCCGAAGTGGTGATCTCGAGCGTCAAGCCCGAAGCGCTGCTGGCGGGCAAGATCCTGGGCGTGGGGCTGGTGGCGCTCACGCAGGTGTTCGTGTGGATCGCCGGCGGCGTGGCCATCTACACGTTCCGGGGGCAGATCTTCGCGCGGTTCGGCATCCCGGCCGCCGCGGCGATGAGCGTGAAGATGCCCAGCGTGCCGCTCAGCGTGGGGATCGCGCTGCTCCTGTTCTTCATCCTCGGCTTCATGTTCTATTCGTCGCTGTTCGCGGCCGTGGGCGCGATGGTGAGCAACCAGGAGGACGTGCAGCAGGCGCAGATGCCGGTGATGCTGCTGCTCATCGGGTCGGTGATCTTCATGGGGCCGGTGCTGGCCAACCCGGCGAGCACTCTGGCCAAGGTGATGTCGTGGCTCCCCTTCTCGGCGCCGATCATCATGCCCATGCGGATGTCGCTGGTGTCCATCTCGTGGATGGAGCTGACGGCGACGCTGGCCGGCGTGGCGGTGGCGAGCCTGGCAGCCATCTGGGTGTCGGCGCGCATCTATCGCGTGGGGCTGCTGATGTACGGCAAGCGCCCGTCGCTGGGCGAACTGGTGAAGTGGATCCGGATGGCGTGA